Proteins from a genomic interval of Pelagibaculum spongiae:
- a CDS encoding PLP-dependent aminotransferase family protein gives MKRYQIIFQQLQQQIQQGTLRPGDTLPSIRSLSLQSGFGKNTIIRAYQELEAELLIEPKDRSGFVVTHQVNRAETNGTSTSGHSKAKASPNALQPKKVQLGALPLKVLAAASDQNKIQFGSAHPAIQHPACRRFYQILARQSYQFANSSKANSHYTHAPGLLALRQQICRRLSIGNQTVSADDLVITNGAQEAVTLSLLATANSGDTIAVETPCFYGTLSCIEALGMKVLEIPSDPSHGINLELLDDALKKWPIKALLLNPNFNNPLGFEMPTNKKQQLLDITKTQQLPIIEDDVFGELYYHNKPTTLKSLDKENRVIYCSSLSKTLHSDIRIGWVAAGKYFEKVNFLKCMMTMASPGVVQYAAADFLKDSHYERHLRRMRSIYQQRWLNFKEALYLHWPQLFTLSEPTGSFLCWVEFPKNIDTNWIFEQADQNNIGITPGSLFSASGQFKNCLRMNFSTFNGDEQQIAALVLIGKLINQAVLKNP, from the coding sequence ATGAAGCGATATCAGATTATATTCCAGCAACTGCAGCAACAAATCCAGCAAGGCACACTCAGGCCGGGTGATACCTTGCCGTCGATTAGAAGCCTGAGTTTGCAAAGTGGTTTTGGCAAAAACACCATTATTCGAGCTTACCAAGAGCTTGAAGCTGAGCTATTAATTGAACCTAAAGATCGTAGCGGATTTGTGGTTACCCACCAAGTAAATCGCGCCGAAACAAATGGCACCAGCACAAGCGGTCATAGCAAAGCAAAAGCCTCACCCAATGCACTTCAGCCGAAAAAAGTTCAGCTAGGTGCACTGCCCTTAAAAGTATTGGCCGCCGCATCGGATCAAAATAAAATTCAGTTTGGTAGCGCCCACCCAGCAATTCAGCACCCTGCCTGCCGCCGTTTTTATCAGATACTTGCACGCCAATCATATCAATTTGCCAACAGCAGCAAAGCCAACAGCCACTACACCCACGCACCCGGTTTATTAGCATTACGACAGCAAATTTGCCGTCGCCTTTCTATTGGAAACCAAACAGTATCAGCCGATGACCTAGTAATTACCAACGGCGCCCAAGAAGCAGTCACCCTATCGTTATTAGCCACTGCCAATTCTGGCGATACTATTGCTGTTGAGACCCCTTGTTTTTATGGCACTTTAAGCTGCATTGAAGCGCTAGGCATGAAAGTACTGGAGATCCCTTCAGACCCGTCACATGGTATTAATCTGGAATTATTGGACGACGCACTTAAAAAGTGGCCAATAAAAGCCCTATTATTAAATCCTAATTTCAATAACCCACTGGGTTTTGAAATGCCTACCAATAAAAAACAACAATTATTAGACATTACCAAAACACAACAACTTCCTATTATTGAAGACGATGTGTTCGGCGAACTTTATTACCACAACAAACCAACCACCCTCAAAAGCCTCGATAAGGAGAATCGTGTTATTTATTGCAGCTCTCTTTCTAAAACACTGCATTCAGATATACGAATCGGCTGGGTGGCTGCAGGAAAGTACTTTGAAAAAGTTAACTTTTTGAAATGTATGATGACGATGGCCTCGCCTGGTGTGGTTCAATATGCTGCCGCCGATTTTCTAAAAGACAGCCACTATGAACGACACTTAAGAAGAATGCGCAGCATTTATCAGCAGCGCTGGCTTAACTTCAAAGAAGCGCTCTATTTACATTGGCCACAACTTTTTACTCTAAGCGAGCCTACCGGTAGCTTCCTTTGTTGGGTTGAGTTTCCCAAAAACATCGATACTAACTGGATCTTTGAACAGGCCGATCAAAACAATATCGGCATTACTCCAGGTAGTTTATTTTCTGCCAGCGGCCAGTTTAAAAATTGTTTACGGATGAATTTTTCAACATTTAATGGTGATGAGCAGCAAATTGCTGCATTGGTATTGATTGGCAAGCTGATTAATCAAGCAGTTTTGAAAAATCCTTAA
- a CDS encoding efflux RND transporter permease subunit, with the protein MIGYFAKHPTASNLLMLLILILGVSALPNIKRETFPEFANRKLQVSVIYPGASTSDVETGICVPLEEAIDGLAQIDTLSCESREGQGKLTVELEEGGNIARLLSDVKTEVDAIDNFPQQAESPLIKEIGRNDPLITLAISADTADFHLKQYAESVKDQLQKLPDISLIELQGFSDQQLSVRLNLPLLRQYGLSIEQVAQRIKRQNVKLPSGNLETQGKTLLIRVDQQKVTAVSLATTIISNTPQGGVLRLSDIAQVTERFEKDEVSVFIGGKRTALLKINKTKSQDALVLVDQVKQFVNQLEKQAPKRIDLTLTQDTAKIVEDRLNMLLGNAWQGILLVFAVMWLFFGWRYSFWVAMGLPVSFMGAFWLMSLMGVSINMISMVALLMSIGILMDDAIVIAESIAHQLEKGKSALQGAIDGVLLVGPGVFSSFLTTASVFIGLLWLSGDIGAVLQVFPQVLLATVAVSLIEAFFILPCHLYHSLLMHPQTAEETVKQPKIKRWFNQTFENFRHKQLVNLVERLTQHRYLASGAAFALFFMTISLLAGGAIKFKAFPSLEGDILEMRLLMPQGTPLDQTKKIVQRSVKQLELINQDLTLLQPELNGQPQSLIKSITVEYNQNGDAFEKGTHIATVRADILTAETRNSSIYTVKDRWRDSVGEVAGAIQLAFKEPTLGPSGRPIEIQLHSENLQQLSEAAWEIRQQLISYQGVVDVLDDLRPGKPEWKIELLPSASALGVDGLLIANQLRSGYFGITADEFQRGSQTLKVDVQLSDRDKSSLQQLQNFPITLNNGQQIPLASLTNITPDRGYARINRVNGQRTVTLIGDIDTRYANTQQIIAEVEKTTILPLLEKYPNLSFSYQGELKQGNTTGKSIMQKFLMGLIGVFIILSFQFRSYAEPIIVMLAIPLALIGSLWGHLLFGYDFTMPSMLGFVSLAGIVVNNSILLVTYIKVHIADGMSLHQSAVQAAHSRFRAIFITTATTIAGTLPILLETSLQAQIVQPLVVSLIFGLASSSILVVLILPCFYMILEDFGLVELKTS; encoded by the coding sequence ATGATCGGTTACTTTGCCAAGCACCCCACTGCATCGAATTTATTAATGTTGCTTATTTTAATATTGGGCGTGAGTGCGCTGCCCAATATTAAAAGAGAAACCTTTCCCGAATTTGCCAACCGCAAGCTGCAAGTCAGCGTGATTTATCCCGGTGCCAGCACCAGTGATGTAGAAACGGGTATTTGCGTGCCATTAGAAGAGGCCATCGATGGCTTAGCGCAGATTGACACCTTAAGTTGTGAATCCCGTGAAGGTCAGGGAAAACTAACCGTCGAGCTAGAGGAAGGCGGTAATATTGCCCGCTTGCTTTCAGATGTAAAAACCGAAGTTGATGCTATTGATAATTTTCCCCAGCAAGCTGAAAGCCCACTGATTAAAGAAATCGGTCGCAACGATCCATTAATTACTCTGGCAATTAGTGCTGACACTGCAGATTTTCATCTCAAACAATATGCTGAATCAGTGAAAGACCAATTACAAAAGCTGCCTGATATTTCTTTAATAGAGCTGCAAGGATTTTCTGATCAACAATTAAGTGTTCGCCTCAATCTGCCATTATTACGCCAATATGGTTTATCGATTGAACAAGTGGCGCAGCGAATTAAACGGCAAAATGTAAAGCTGCCTTCTGGCAATCTTGAAACACAGGGTAAAACCTTATTAATCCGGGTCGATCAGCAAAAAGTAACCGCTGTCAGCTTGGCAACAACTATTATATCGAACACGCCACAGGGCGGCGTACTACGCCTTTCCGATATCGCACAGGTAACCGAGCGTTTTGAAAAAGATGAAGTATCGGTTTTTATAGGTGGAAAACGTACTGCACTATTAAAAATCAATAAAACCAAATCACAAGATGCATTGGTATTAGTCGATCAGGTAAAACAGTTTGTCAACCAATTAGAAAAACAAGCACCTAAAAGAATCGATCTGACGCTGACGCAAGATACTGCCAAAATTGTTGAAGATCGTTTGAACATGCTTTTGGGCAATGCCTGGCAAGGTATTTTATTAGTGTTTGCTGTAATGTGGCTGTTCTTTGGCTGGCGCTATTCTTTTTGGGTCGCCATGGGTTTGCCTGTTTCCTTTATGGGCGCATTTTGGCTGATGTCATTAATGGGCGTCAGCATCAATATGATTTCAATGGTCGCGCTATTAATGTCGATCGGTATCTTAATGGATGATGCAATTGTTATTGCCGAGAGCATTGCCCATCAACTAGAAAAAGGCAAAAGTGCCTTACAAGGCGCTATCGACGGCGTATTGTTAGTTGGCCCTGGCGTATTTTCATCCTTTTTAACCACCGCCTCAGTATTTATCGGCTTACTTTGGCTGAGCGGCGATATCGGTGCGGTACTGCAAGTTTTCCCCCAAGTGTTATTGGCGACCGTCGCTGTTAGCTTAATCGAAGCATTCTTTATTTTGCCCTGCCATTTGTATCACAGCCTTTTAATGCACCCTCAAACCGCTGAAGAAACAGTCAAGCAGCCTAAAATAAAACGGTGGTTTAATCAGACATTCGAAAACTTCCGTCACAAGCAATTAGTCAACCTAGTTGAGCGACTGACCCAACATCGATACCTAGCTTCTGGCGCTGCGTTCGCTTTGTTTTTTATGACTATTTCATTGCTGGCCGGTGGTGCCATTAAATTCAAAGCATTCCCTAGTCTTGAAGGTGATATTTTAGAAATGCGGTTACTTATGCCGCAAGGAACGCCTTTAGATCAAACCAAAAAAATTGTTCAGCGCAGTGTTAAACAACTGGAATTAATTAATCAGGATTTAACGCTGTTACAGCCAGAATTAAATGGTCAACCACAATCTCTGATTAAAAGCATAACTGTTGAATACAATCAAAACGGCGATGCTTTTGAAAAAGGCACCCATATCGCCACAGTTAGAGCCGACATATTAACTGCCGAGACGCGAAATAGCTCTATTTATACCGTTAAAGATCGCTGGCGCGACTCTGTAGGCGAAGTGGCTGGTGCTATTCAGCTTGCTTTTAAAGAACCTACACTTGGCCCATCGGGCCGGCCGATTGAAATTCAATTACATAGTGAAAACCTACAACAGCTCTCTGAAGCCGCCTGGGAAATCCGACAGCAACTGATTAGCTATCAAGGCGTTGTCGATGTATTGGATGATCTACGCCCCGGTAAGCCTGAATGGAAAATCGAACTACTACCTTCAGCATCGGCATTGGGCGTAGATGGTTTATTAATCGCTAACCAGTTGCGCAGCGGCTATTTTGGGATCACCGCCGATGAATTCCAACGGGGCAGCCAGACTTTAAAAGTTGATGTTCAGTTATCTGACCGAGATAAATCCAGCCTGCAGCAATTGCAGAATTTCCCAATCACCTTGAATAATGGCCAGCAAATTCCACTGGCATCTTTAACCAATATTACGCCTGACCGTGGCTATGCACGGATTAACCGAGTCAACGGGCAACGTACCGTCACTTTAATTGGCGATATTGATACCCGCTATGCCAATACTCAGCAAATTATTGCTGAAGTTGAAAAAACCACCATATTGCCATTACTAGAAAAATACCCGAATTTATCTTTCAGTTACCAAGGAGAACTTAAGCAAGGAAATACCACCGGAAAATCCATCATGCAAAAGTTTTTAATGGGTTTAATCGGTGTCTTTATTATTCTTAGTTTTCAGTTCCGAAGTTATGCCGAACCGATTATTGTTATGCTGGCCATTCCCTTGGCACTGATTGGCAGCTTATGGGGGCATCTGCTGTTTGGTTATGATTTCACCATGCCTAGCATGCTTGGTTTTGTTTCTCTGGCGGGCATTGTGGTCAACAACTCAATACTACTGGTGACCTATATTAAAGTGCATATTGCTGACGGCATGAGCTTGCACCAAAGCGCTGTTCAGGCGGCGCACTCACGCTTCCGTGCCATTTTCATTACCACCGCCACCACCATAGCAGGCACTTTGCCAATTTTATTAGAAACCAGTTTACAGGCGCAGATCGTGCAGCCATTAGTGGTTAGTTTAATCTTTGGCCTCGCCAGCTCGAGTATTCTGGTAGTGTTAATTTTGCCTTGTTTTTATATGATCCTGGAAGATTTTGGTTTGGTAGAATTAAAAACCTCTTAA
- a CDS encoding TetR/AcrR family transcriptional regulator translates to MAKPGRPKKNLPISPVPTAATGMPNSSNQPSKDSARGKLLEAAKTCFTQTPYHKVTTRMLAAEAGVTPALIRYYFINKEGLYKAMFEAVTGDVLNFLESYSENQPLTLEMLPTAFQQVIKQHPQFPVLMMREMVLGEGQYRDLFLQVIKQDRFPHFKKLIEDLQQSGQVRSDINSVFLHLHMMSITLFPWIMRSNIEFVTGLPFDNDFADSMLQHNLEVLKNGCKQDQSSDDKSIANKNSEKQ, encoded by the coding sequence ATGGCAAAGCCTGGCCGCCCTAAAAAAAACCTGCCGATATCACCCGTTCCGACTGCAGCAACGGGCATGCCCAATTCATCCAATCAGCCAAGCAAAGACAGCGCCAGAGGCAAGCTACTCGAAGCGGCTAAAACCTGTTTTACCCAAACGCCTTACCACAAAGTAACCACCCGAATGCTCGCAGCAGAAGCTGGCGTGACACCGGCATTGATTCGTTATTACTTCATCAATAAAGAAGGCCTGTACAAGGCAATGTTTGAAGCGGTCACCGGCGACGTTCTGAATTTCCTAGAAAGCTATTCTGAAAACCAGCCACTTACATTAGAAATGCTGCCAACTGCGTTCCAACAAGTCATCAAGCAACACCCGCAATTCCCGGTGTTGATGATGCGAGAAATGGTGCTGGGCGAGGGGCAATATCGAGATTTATTTCTACAGGTAATCAAGCAAGATCGTTTTCCCCACTTTAAAAAACTCATTGAAGATTTACAACAATCCGGCCAAGTGCGATCAGATATAAACTCTGTTTTTCTACATCTACATATGATGTCTATTACCCTATTCCCCTGGATAATGCGCAGTAACATTGAGTTTGTCACCGGCTTGCCATTTGATAATGATTTTGCCGACAGCATGTTGCAGCACAACCTAGAAGTTTTGAAAAATGGTTGCAAGCAAGATCAAAGCTCTGATGATAAAAGCATTGCCAATAAAAATAGTGAAAAACAATAA
- a CDS encoding efflux RND transporter periplasmic adaptor subunit codes for MNILLKKKSWLIILPIIAIFILIVIAKNKPAPEKKTALDNSVLVETIQVQAQTLQPYLIGYGRVQPKETWNARSEVSGRVIYRHPDLEPGKTLPADSLILKIDPVDYQLKLAQAKSDLQSSEAELSRILLNQKKLTLSIKLERNNLQLQQKELQRKQGLLEKNLVSQSLVDAEQQHVFSQQKKLLDIKNNLEQQPASIEIAKAKIAVSQSRISQAQRLLDKTEVRLPFDARIAKVNAENFQLVSPSELMVVAHQVGTMQVPAEVSISQLRQFTAYIKQLELLSPTTPDIQQLNLPAKVILHLGQQTFSWQGKVTSTGESINLRSNTLPLTVDIKPEQQIFNIANRPVLTNEMYVEVRIFAPKQSLIAIPTRALQGQQVYLLDKNQQLQIHKVQPGFQIGNQTIINSGLIGGERLVLNDLVPAVAGMQLRQKINQTTSNQAIGENQ; via the coding sequence ATGAACATCCTACTAAAGAAAAAATCCTGGCTGATTATTTTACCTATTATCGCTATTTTTATTTTAATTGTTATCGCCAAAAACAAACCCGCCCCTGAAAAAAAAACAGCACTAGATAACTCAGTGCTAGTCGAAACCATTCAGGTGCAGGCACAAACATTACAGCCTTACCTAATTGGCTATGGCCGTGTTCAGCCGAAAGAAACCTGGAATGCTCGCTCTGAAGTGTCTGGCCGAGTGATCTACCGTCACCCTGACCTAGAACCGGGAAAAACACTGCCTGCTGACAGCTTAATTTTAAAAATTGATCCGGTGGATTATCAGCTTAAACTTGCCCAAGCGAAATCAGACCTACAGTCATCGGAAGCGGAACTATCGAGAATTTTATTAAATCAAAAAAAGCTAACCCTCTCGATTAAATTGGAAAGAAACAATTTACAGTTACAACAAAAAGAGCTTCAAAGAAAACAAGGTTTACTTGAGAAAAATCTAGTGTCGCAAAGTTTGGTTGATGCCGAGCAACAACACGTTTTTTCCCAGCAGAAAAAATTATTGGATATTAAAAATAATCTTGAACAGCAACCCGCTTCCATTGAAATTGCCAAGGCAAAAATTGCTGTTAGCCAATCACGAATTTCCCAAGCACAACGTTTACTCGATAAAACTGAAGTTCGCCTGCCATTTGACGCCAGAATTGCCAAAGTTAATGCCGAAAATTTTCAACTGGTTTCACCTTCTGAATTAATGGTCGTGGCGCATCAGGTCGGCACCATGCAGGTTCCGGCTGAAGTTTCAATTAGCCAACTACGCCAGTTCACCGCTTATATCAAGCAGCTTGAACTTCTCAGCCCAACCACCCCAGATATTCAACAATTAAACCTGCCAGCTAAGGTTATTTTGCATCTCGGCCAGCAAACCTTTAGCTGGCAGGGTAAAGTGACATCCACCGGTGAGAGTATTAATCTTCGGTCCAATACATTGCCTTTAACGGTTGATATAAAACCCGAGCAGCAAATTTTTAATATTGCCAATCGACCCGTACTTACTAATGAGATGTACGTTGAAGTGCGCATTTTTGCCCCTAAGCAATCGCTCATCGCTATTCCAACTCGAGCATTGCAAGGGCAACAAGTTTATTTGCTCGATAAAAATCAGCAACTACAAATTCATAAGGTTCAGCCAGGTTTTCAAATTGGCAACCAAACCATCATCAATAGCGGCCTAATCGGTGGCGAGCGGCTGGTACTTAATGATTTAGTGCCTGCCGTTGCTGGCATGCAGCTTCGTCAAAAAATTAACCAAACAACGAGTAATCAAGCAATAGGTGAAAACCAATGA
- a CDS encoding IS4 family transposase: MAEFKSQVLKFKKDSPFKVFKRIFAHDGCSMGLHKGLKNAFPGRFSETSPAAIELHCTMDLLNDSPDTHAERQYMPDWTDQSSVLGLLDCGYFDTQQMDQWSASNVHYIVRASISINPEIVACSSNPKLVGKKLKDAYSKFKQRQPTDLQVRWKGCEHNVRLIVRWNRDQKQFESLATNLQEDQFSADDVRQGYRLRWQIELLFKEWKSLTNLKKINTRNPEIAEGLIWASLIGALLRRIMAYQSEQVVDRVLSTWQASKLGTSQITEYWRWFVRKYTDRAKECWDQLMWLWGEEAGRQNKKRDNKKGRCNSGLVMTPTLNV, encoded by the coding sequence TTGGCTGAATTTAAGTCACAAGTGTTGAAATTTAAAAAAGATAGTCCATTCAAAGTCTTTAAAAGAATTTTTGCTCATGACGGCTGTAGCATGGGCTTGCACAAAGGACTGAAAAACGCATTCCCTGGCAGGTTTAGTGAAACATCACCCGCAGCCATTGAACTTCATTGCACCATGGATTTACTAAATGATTCGCCAGATACGCATGCTGAGCGCCAGTATATGCCGGACTGGACGGATCAATCATCGGTGTTAGGGCTACTTGACTGCGGCTACTTTGATACGCAACAAATGGATCAATGGAGTGCAAGTAATGTGCATTATATTGTGCGTGCAAGCATCTCAATTAATCCTGAAATAGTGGCCTGTTCGAGTAACCCCAAACTGGTAGGGAAAAAGTTAAAAGATGCCTATAGCAAATTCAAACAACGACAACCTACTGATTTACAAGTGCGATGGAAGGGATGCGAACACAACGTCAGATTAATTGTACGTTGGAATCGAGACCAGAAACAGTTTGAAAGCCTTGCGACCAACTTGCAGGAAGACCAATTTAGCGCGGATGACGTTCGCCAAGGCTATCGGCTGCGCTGGCAAATTGAATTGTTGTTTAAAGAGTGGAAAAGCCTGACAAACCTGAAAAAAATAAATACTAGAAATCCAGAGATTGCAGAAGGTCTAATTTGGGCGAGTTTGATTGGTGCTTTGCTCCGCCGAATTATGGCTTACCAGAGTGAGCAGGTAGTTGATCGGGTATTGTCAACTTGGCAGGCTTCAAAACTAGGCACTTCACAAATTACAGAATATTGGCGTTGGTTTGTACGAAAATATACAGATCGAGCGAAGGAGTGCTGGGATCAATTAATGTGGCTATGGGGTGAGGAAGCGGGTAGGCAAAATAAAAAGCGAGACAATAAAAAAGGTCGTTGTAATAGTGGGTTAGTAATGACACCCACTCTTAATGTCTGA
- a CDS encoding DUF3360 family protein — protein sequence MSEQPASEYQQRHKPASEFESRDEYLNHELSIMSFKRWGINLPFKDYGVELEDWVPALAATIGKVVMVTAMAAAFAAQFGLTPEFVAENVRYELLIGAVFVLIFAAVLNPNTNLAGTHGPMIPLIPLIAAAGGHPLALGLMVAAFGLLLSATKGGSKLVNLTGEGVRGGLLIYLGAVGLIGQIGKLEIWAEGIGRGEVSFGVILATIVIYAYLARVQKRWLAIPLCSLLAGVVAFAMGTPFEFVTEPGLPEFSPFYWWGEDTGWKMGWPELSHYIAVMPYALLAVAMWSPDFLGHRVFQELNYPKKAKNVLMNVDDTMTVCSVRQGVGVFLGGSNLASSWGTYMVPAAIAKRPIPGGAILTGGMCFAAAVIGYPMDLAMWEPVLRVALLVGVFLPLLEAGMQMVPDNKSAQSAGICIFSCAFINPVFGWALTMLLDNMGFIGDKERSAKLPMMDKLSIPLAAFVVCVGALALVGQLPGIPALL from the coding sequence ATGTCAGAACAACCAGCTAGCGAATACCAGCAGCGCCATAAGCCTGCTAGTGAATTCGAGAGTCGCGATGAATATTTAAATCACGAACTCTCTATTATGAGTTTTAAAAGATGGGGAATTAACCTGCCTTTTAAAGATTATGGTGTTGAGCTTGAAGATTGGGTGCCTGCTTTGGCAGCAACCATTGGTAAAGTAGTAATGGTAACGGCCATGGCAGCAGCGTTTGCTGCGCAGTTTGGTCTAACGCCTGAATTCGTTGCCGAGAACGTTCGATATGAATTGTTGATTGGTGCAGTGTTTGTACTGATTTTTGCAGCAGTATTGAATCCAAATACCAACTTGGCAGGCACACACGGACCAATGATTCCATTGATTCCGTTGATTGCTGCTGCGGGTGGACACCCATTGGCGCTTGGTTTAATGGTGGCAGCATTCGGTCTTTTATTAAGTGCGACTAAAGGCGGCTCTAAACTGGTCAATTTGACGGGTGAGGGAGTAAGGGGTGGTTTGTTAATCTACCTCGGTGCCGTAGGTTTGATCGGTCAGATTGGCAAGTTAGAAATCTGGGCGGAAGGTATTGGTCGGGGTGAAGTATCCTTCGGCGTAATTTTGGCCACCATCGTTATTTATGCCTACCTAGCCCGGGTACAAAAACGCTGGTTGGCCATTCCATTGTGTTCCTTATTAGCGGGTGTTGTAGCCTTTGCGATGGGAACGCCGTTTGAATTTGTGACCGAGCCTGGCTTGCCAGAGTTCAGCCCATTCTACTGGTGGGGTGAGGACACAGGTTGGAAGATGGGTTGGCCTGAACTGAGCCATTATATTGCAGTAATGCCTTATGCATTGTTAGCCGTTGCAATGTGGTCTCCAGACTTCCTAGGTCACCGTGTATTCCAGGAATTAAACTATCCAAAGAAAGCTAAAAACGTTCTGATGAATGTTGATGACACAATGACTGTGTGTTCAGTTCGTCAAGGTGTTGGTGTCTTCTTGGGCGGTTCGAACTTAGCATCTTCTTGGGGTACTTACATGGTCCCAGCAGCTATTGCTAAGCGTCCAATTCCAGGCGGTGCAATCCTGACTGGCGGAATGTGCTTCGCTGCTGCGGTTATTGGTTATCCAATGGATCTGGCAATGTGGGAACCGGTATTACGTGTTGCCTTATTAGTTGGTGTATTCCTGCCATTGCTGGAAGCGGGCATGCAGATGGTTCCAGATAACAAGAGCGCGCAGAGTGCGGGTATCTGTATCTTCTCATGTGCTTTCATCAACCCTGTATTCGGTTGGGCATTAACCATGTTGCTCGATAACATGGGCTTCATCGGTGATAAAGAGCGTAGTGCTAAATTGCCAATGATGGATAAGCTAAGTATTCCTCTGGCGGCGTTTGTTGTTTGTGTGGGTGCTTTGGCACTGGTCGGACAGTTGCCAGGTATTCCAGCGCTGCTGTAA
- a CDS encoding DMT family transporter, with product MLTQLGSPALRQQLTQWIPLVFVLLWSTGFIGGKYALPYIEPFYLLFIRMLITLLVFGALISHFKPSWPTFRQAGHQLLVGSLVHAGYLGGVYAAIKWQMPAGIVSLLVGLQPLLTAVIAWFVISERLSIRQWTGLLLGLAGVVMVLLQGQAVGDFQLSPASMIAAAVALVSISIGTLYQKKFGQGVDLLTGTFYQYVATVFWMGLLTWQFEDQLIIWQPQLIIGMLWLVFGVSVAAILLLMLMIRQGAASSVASYFYLVPPVTAIESWLLFDESLSAGALAGMVLAVTGVYLMVKKAGGK from the coding sequence ATGTTAACTCAACTTGGCTCGCCAGCACTTCGCCAGCAACTAACCCAATGGATTCCATTGGTTTTTGTGCTGTTGTGGAGCACTGGTTTCATCGGTGGTAAGTATGCCTTGCCGTATATCGAGCCATTTTATCTGTTGTTTATTCGGATGCTGATCACTTTATTGGTATTCGGAGCGCTGATTAGCCATTTCAAACCAAGTTGGCCGACATTTCGCCAAGCTGGGCATCAATTATTGGTGGGTTCTTTAGTGCACGCGGGGTATTTGGGCGGAGTTTATGCTGCAATAAAATGGCAAATGCCGGCAGGAATTGTTTCTTTGCTAGTTGGCCTGCAGCCCTTATTGACTGCAGTTATAGCATGGTTCGTTATTTCTGAGCGTTTATCAATCCGACAATGGACAGGCTTGTTGCTTGGCTTAGCTGGTGTTGTGATGGTGTTGCTTCAAGGACAAGCCGTTGGTGATTTTCAGTTGTCACCTGCTTCAATGATTGCTGCTGCTGTCGCATTGGTTAGTATTTCTATAGGAACGCTGTACCAGAAAAAATTCGGACAAGGGGTCGATTTATTAACCGGTACCTTCTACCAGTATGTGGCTACAGTATTTTGGATGGGCTTGTTGACTTGGCAATTTGAGGATCAATTAATTATTTGGCAGCCGCAATTAATTATTGGGATGCTTTGGTTAGTTTTTGGTGTGTCGGTGGCTGCAATATTGTTATTAATGCTAATGATTCGACAGGGTGCTGCATCCAGTGTTGCCAGTTATTTTTACTTGGTGCCACCGGTTACCGCAATTGAGTCATGGTTATTGTTTGATGAATCGCTTTCCGCCGGTGCTCTAGCTGGAATGGTGCTTGCAGTAACGGGTGTTTATTTAATGGTTAAAAAAGCAGGGGGTAAGTGA